In one window of Opitutus sp. GAS368 DNA:
- a CDS encoding non-ribosomal peptide synthetase, giving the protein MTNEQLTLQRQELTGAQRALLEKRLQGARSAAYLRQRPPGIRPRTPRDHLPLSFAQERLWFLGQLYPDQAVYNIYQAVRLTGELDRSALTLSLNDLIRRHEAFRTNFTTHEGSPVQVIAPERWLEPVLVDLSALADPARDTELQRVLRAEAARPFDLAGDLLLRALLVRLGPADHALLLTMHHIISDGWSLGIIFREFAERYEGFAAGRPAPLAGLPIQYADYAVWERETLQAAELEKPLAYWRDQVAAVPALDLPTDRPRPVTPTTRGAMQAVPLSPGLTHALKALSQREGVTLFMTLLAAFQALLHRYTGQDDIAIGSCVAGRPQLELEKLVGFFVNTLVLRGDLAGDPTFRELLARTRETALGAFAHQELPFEKLVEELQPDRSPGRNPFFQVMFVLQSAAAPLPQAAGLGIQPLDLDNGTAKFDLTLSLTELPQGLHAAMEYRTDLFEPDTIVRLLGHFRTLLEGIVADPRRRLSALPLLTPAEQRQILDDWCGPRTDYPHDATIGGLFAAQAARTPDAVAVRQAGRALTYRQLDARANQIARYVRRLGAGPGSLVAVCLERSADLIAALLGIVKAGCAYVSLDPAYPRERLASMLQETQAPVLLTEEKLRAAVNGFVEPLVSGPVRHSPYVVCLDTSDGPIGRESSGELAPVATAESLAYVSYTSGSTGRPKGVCVRHRGVVRLVQGADYAHFGPDETFLQFAPVGFDASTLEIWGALLNGGRLVVFPAGLPSLAELGHFIRENQVTTLWLTAGLFHQMVDHQLENLRGVRQLLAGGDVLSAAHVARALEKLDGTRLINGYGPTENTTFTCCHRISHPAPAGGSVPIGRPIANTQVFILDAARQPVPVGVPGELYAGGDGLATGYLAQPELTEEKFVPHPFSARPGARLYRTGDRVRWRPDGSIEFLGRIDRQVKIRGFRIELEEIDTVLEQHPAVRQAVVVARPGAASSEKRLVAYVTALPPVPAPAELRSYLQQKLPDYMVPAAFVFLDELPLNANGKVDHAALPAPESKGIGPDPGYSPPRDSTEAQLARIWERVLGVSPVGIHDNFFALGGHSLAGVRLFAQIETELGRKMPLATLFQAPTVGQLARQLRLDGTGDDGSSLVALQPKGARPPVFFVHGAGGGNLWTYTNLVPHLGPDQPVYALESRAMRGGTEFTRLEDMAAHYVQEIRAVQPHGPYYLGGYCFGGNVAYEMARQLHARGEEIALLALLDSAPADGFYQSIPWWRPVFLLRFAINTTYWLRDFLGQPPAERRRFVGRKSRTLWRKLARRFRRRPPLPAQEDIDLDEVIDVALFPEIEIQLWKVHLRALWSHRSGPYPGRVTLFRTRGQPFLCSFDPQFGWGRLAGGGVEVVNVPGAHEKIFMEPHVRTLSARLRRCLDRTQTGAARTGLPPSSP; this is encoded by the coding sequence ATGACCAACGAACAACTCACGCTCCAGCGACAGGAACTCACCGGCGCCCAGCGCGCGCTCCTGGAGAAGCGCCTGCAGGGCGCGCGCTCGGCCGCCTACCTGCGGCAACGGCCGCCGGGCATCCGCCCGCGGACCCCGCGCGACCACCTGCCCCTGTCGTTCGCCCAGGAACGCCTGTGGTTCCTCGGCCAGCTCTATCCCGACCAGGCCGTCTACAACATCTACCAGGCGGTGCGCCTCACCGGCGAACTCGACCGGTCCGCCCTCACGCTGAGCCTCAACGACCTTATCCGGCGCCACGAGGCCTTCCGCACGAATTTCACCACGCACGAGGGCAGCCCGGTGCAGGTCATCGCCCCTGAACGCTGGCTGGAGCCGGTGCTGGTCGATCTCTCGGCGCTCGCAGATCCGGCCCGCGACACGGAACTCCAGCGCGTGCTCCGGGCCGAGGCCGCCCGGCCGTTCGACCTCGCGGGCGACCTGCTGCTCCGCGCCCTGCTCGTGCGGCTCGGCCCGGCCGATCACGCCCTGCTGCTGACGATGCACCATATCATCTCCGACGGCTGGTCGCTGGGCATCATCTTTCGCGAATTCGCCGAACGCTACGAGGGGTTCGCCGCCGGCCGGCCGGCCCCGCTGGCCGGGCTCCCGATCCAGTATGCGGACTACGCCGTCTGGGAACGCGAGACCCTCCAGGCCGCGGAGCTGGAGAAACCGCTGGCCTATTGGCGGGACCAGGTCGCCGCGGTGCCGGCGCTTGACCTGCCCACGGACCGGCCGCGGCCGGTCACGCCCACCACGCGCGGCGCCATGCAAGCGGTGCCGCTGTCACCGGGCCTCACCCACGCGCTCAAGGCCCTGAGCCAGCGCGAGGGTGTCACGCTGTTCATGACGCTCCTGGCCGCCTTCCAGGCCCTGCTCCACCGTTACACCGGGCAGGATGACATCGCCATCGGGTCGTGTGTCGCGGGCCGGCCGCAGCTGGAGCTGGAGAAGCTGGTCGGCTTCTTCGTGAACACCCTGGTCCTGCGCGGCGACCTCGCGGGCGACCCCACGTTCCGCGAGCTCCTCGCGCGCACGCGGGAGACCGCGCTCGGGGCCTTCGCCCACCAGGAACTGCCGTTCGAGAAGCTCGTCGAGGAACTGCAGCCCGACCGCAGCCCCGGCCGCAATCCGTTCTTCCAGGTGATGTTCGTCCTGCAAAGTGCCGCCGCCCCGCTCCCGCAGGCGGCCGGCCTCGGGATCCAGCCGCTCGACCTCGACAACGGCACCGCCAAGTTCGACCTCACGCTCTCGCTCACCGAGCTGCCGCAGGGGCTCCACGCGGCGATGGAATACCGCACCGACCTGTTCGAGCCCGACACCATCGTCCGCCTGCTCGGGCATTTCCGCACGCTGCTGGAGGGGATCGTCGCCGACCCGCGGCGCCGGCTCTCCGCGCTGCCCCTGCTGACCCCCGCGGAGCAACGCCAGATCCTCGACGACTGGTGCGGCCCGCGCACGGACTATCCGCACGACGCCACCATCGGCGGGCTCTTCGCGGCGCAGGCCGCCCGCACGCCCGATGCCGTCGCCGTGCGGCAGGCCGGCCGCGCGCTGACCTACCGGCAGCTCGACGCCCGCGCCAACCAGATCGCCCGCTACGTGCGCCGGCTCGGCGCCGGCCCGGGATCGCTGGTGGCGGTCTGTCTCGAGCGCTCGGCCGACCTGATCGCCGCCCTGCTCGGCATCGTGAAGGCCGGCTGCGCCTACGTTTCCCTCGATCCCGCCTACCCGCGGGAGCGCCTGGCCTCCATGCTGCAGGAAACCCAGGCCCCGGTGCTGCTGACCGAGGAAAAGCTTCGCGCCGCGGTGAACGGGTTCGTCGAACCCTTGGTCTCCGGCCCGGTGCGCCATTCACCGTATGTGGTCTGCCTCGACACGAGCGACGGGCCCATCGGCCGGGAAAGCAGCGGGGAGCTGGCGCCCGTGGCCACCGCGGAATCGCTCGCTTATGTCAGCTACACCTCGGGCTCGACCGGCCGGCCCAAGGGGGTCTGCGTCCGGCACCGCGGCGTCGTCCGGCTGGTGCAGGGGGCGGACTACGCGCATTTCGGCCCGGACGAAACCTTCCTGCAGTTCGCGCCCGTCGGCTTCGACGCCTCGACCCTCGAGATCTGGGGCGCGCTGCTGAACGGCGGCCGGCTCGTGGTTTTCCCGGCCGGGCTGCCGTCCCTGGCCGAGCTCGGCCATTTCATCCGGGAAAACCAGGTCACGACGCTCTGGCTCACGGCCGGCCTGTTCCACCAGATGGTCGACCACCAGCTGGAGAACCTGCGCGGCGTGCGCCAGCTGCTGGCGGGCGGCGATGTGCTCTCCGCCGCGCACGTGGCCCGCGCGCTGGAGAAACTGGACGGCACGCGGCTGATCAACGGTTACGGCCCCACCGAGAACACCACCTTCACCTGCTGCCACCGGATCAGCCACCCGGCCCCGGCGGGCGGCTCCGTGCCGATCGGCCGGCCCATCGCCAACACCCAGGTCTTCATCCTCGACGCCGCGCGGCAGCCCGTGCCGGTGGGCGTGCCGGGCGAGCTTTACGCCGGCGGGGACGGCCTGGCCACCGGCTACCTGGCCCAGCCGGAGCTGACGGAAGAGAAATTCGTGCCGCATCCCTTCAGTGCGCGGCCGGGGGCCCGCCTCTACCGGACGGGCGACCGGGTCCGCTGGCGGCCGGACGGCAGCATCGAGTTCCTCGGCCGGATCGACCGGCAGGTGAAGATCCGGGGCTTCCGCATCGAGCTGGAGGAGATCGATACCGTGCTCGAGCAGCACCCGGCGGTGCGCCAGGCGGTCGTGGTCGCGCGTCCCGGCGCAGCCAGCAGCGAAAAACGCCTCGTCGCCTACGTCACCGCCCTGCCGCCGGTTCCGGCGCCCGCGGAGTTGCGGTCGTATCTCCAGCAAAAACTGCCCGACTACATGGTGCCGGCCGCCTTCGTCTTCCTCGACGAACTGCCGCTCAACGCCAACGGCAAGGTGGACCACGCCGCCTTGCCCGCCCCCGAAAGCAAGGGCATCGGCCCCGACCCCGGCTACAGCCCGCCCCGGGACAGCACCGAGGCGCAGCTGGCCAGGATCTGGGAGCGGGTGCTCGGCGTGTCGCCGGTCGGCATCCACGACAATTTCTTCGCGCTCGGCGGGCACTCGCTCGCGGGCGTGCGACTCTTCGCGCAGATCGAGACGGAATTGGGCCGGAAGATGCCGCTGGCCACGCTCTTCCAGGCGCCCACGGTCGGGCAGCTCGCCCGCCAGCTGCGCCTGGACGGGACGGGCGACGACGGCTCGTCCCTCGTCGCCCTCCAGCCGAAGGGCGCCCGCCCGCCGGTTTTCTTCGTGCACGGCGCCGGCGGCGGCAACCTGTGGACCTACACCAACCTGGTGCCACACCTCGGGCCCGACCAGCCGGTCTATGCGCTGGAGTCCCGCGCGATGCGGGGCGGGACCGAATTCACCCGCCTCGAGGACATGGCCGCGCACTATGTGCAGGAAATCCGCGCCGTGCAGCCGCACGGACCCTATTACCTGGGCGGCTACTGCTTCGGCGGCAACGTCGCCTACGAGATGGCGCGGCAGTTGCACGCCCGGGGCGAGGAGATCGCCCTGCTGGCCCTGCTCGACAGCGCCCCCGCCGACGGGTTCTACCAGAGCATCCCGTGGTGGCGGCCGGTCTTCCTGCTCCGTTTCGCGATAAACACGACCTACTGGCTGCGGGACTTCCTGGGCCAGCCGCCGGCCGAGCGCCGGCGTTTCGTCGGGCGGAAATCACGCACCCTGTGGCGGAAACTCGCCCGGCGCTTCCGCCGGCGGCCGCCCCTCCCGGCGCAGGAGGACATCGACCTCGACGAGGTCATCGACGTCGCGCTGTTCCCCGAGATCGAGATCCAGCTGTGGAAGGTCCACCTGCGCGCGCTGTGGTCCCACCGGTCCGGCCCCTATCCCGGCCGCGTCACGCTTTTCCGCACCCGCGGCCAGCCGTTCCTCTGTTCGTTCGACCCACAGTTCGGCTGGGGCCGCCTGGCCGGCGGCGGCGTCGAGGTGGTGAACGTGCCGGGGGCGCATGAAAAGATCTTCATGGAGCCGCATGTCCGCACGCTCAGCGCCCGGTTGCGCCGCTGCCTCGACCGGACGCAAACGGGCGCGGCCCGAACCGGTTTGCCTCCTTCCTCGCCATGA
- a CDS encoding cyclic peptide export ABC transporter encodes MNLLRFLFQKCRGMVLVTALTALFSGVCNAGLIALINGIVNDPDHITRVLLLGFCALVLGKIVTGFVSQVWLIRFSQQAVSDLRRDLVRKILAVPLRQLEEIGAARLMAALTDDITSLTSALFGFPTLSVNFAILLGGSIYLAWLSWHLLLVMGLFILFGACCYRLFITSGFRSLVSAREAEDKLFGHFRALTEGIKELKLHRERRGAFLHHGLQSTTAEFQRHSVTAETRFILAHNWAHLLFYCLIGLILFLLPLYQQVSIKTMTGYVLTTLYLMGPLAGVMSSLSVFSRADIALRKVESLGMSLSARACEAAPGAAHPAVAAFGRLDLVGVAHAYHHEQGEDNFVLGPLNLTLHAGELVFLVGGNGSGKSTLAKIVTGLYPPESGEIRLDGRPVTDANRDDYRQLFSAVFADFYLFESLLGLKTPDLDAQAEDYLSQLHLRHKVKVANGRLSTTALSQGQRKRLALLTAYLEDRPFYVFDEWAADQDPVFKDIFYRQLLPDLRNRGKTVLVITHDDRYFHLADRVLKLDYGQLVAAPKHEPRFAQPVLATAPGR; translated from the coding sequence ATGAATCTGCTCAGGTTCCTATTCCAGAAATGCCGGGGCATGGTGCTCGTCACCGCGCTCACCGCCCTGTTCAGCGGCGTCTGCAACGCCGGGCTCATCGCCCTCATCAACGGGATCGTCAACGATCCCGACCACATCACCCGGGTGCTGCTGCTCGGTTTCTGCGCGCTGGTCCTCGGCAAGATCGTGACCGGCTTCGTCTCGCAGGTCTGGCTCATCCGCTTCTCCCAGCAGGCGGTCTCCGACCTCCGGCGGGACCTGGTGCGCAAGATCCTCGCCGTGCCGCTGCGCCAGCTCGAGGAGATCGGCGCGGCCCGGCTCATGGCCGCGCTGACCGACGACATCACCAGCCTCACCTCCGCGCTCTTCGGCTTCCCCACCCTGTCGGTGAACTTCGCCATCCTGCTCGGCGGCTCGATCTACCTCGCCTGGCTTTCGTGGCACCTGCTGCTGGTGATGGGGCTGTTCATCCTCTTCGGCGCCTGCTGCTACCGGCTCTTCATCACCAGCGGGTTCCGCTCGCTGGTGTCCGCCCGCGAGGCGGAGGACAAGCTCTTCGGCCACTTCCGGGCGCTGACCGAGGGCATCAAGGAACTCAAGCTCCACCGCGAGCGCCGCGGGGCGTTCCTGCACCACGGGCTCCAGTCCACCACCGCCGAGTTCCAGCGGCACAGCGTGACGGCGGAGACCCGCTTCATCCTCGCGCACAACTGGGCGCACCTGCTCTTCTACTGCCTCATCGGCCTGATCCTCTTCCTGCTGCCCCTCTACCAGCAGGTGAGCATCAAGACCATGACGGGCTACGTGCTCACCACGCTCTACCTGATGGGCCCGCTGGCCGGCGTCATGAGCAGCCTGTCGGTGTTCAGCCGCGCCGACATCGCCCTGCGCAAGGTCGAGTCCCTCGGCATGTCCCTCAGCGCGCGGGCCTGCGAGGCGGCGCCCGGTGCCGCCCACCCCGCGGTCGCGGCCTTCGGCCGGCTCGACCTGGTGGGCGTCGCCCACGCCTACCACCACGAGCAGGGCGAGGACAACTTCGTGCTCGGCCCGCTCAACCTCACGCTGCACGCCGGCGAGCTCGTGTTCCTCGTCGGCGGCAACGGCAGCGGCAAGTCCACCCTCGCGAAGATCGTGACCGGGCTCTACCCGCCCGAGTCGGGCGAGATCCGCCTCGACGGCCGGCCCGTGACCGACGCGAACCGCGACGACTACCGGCAGCTTTTTTCGGCCGTGTTCGCCGACTTCTACCTCTTCGAGAGCCTGCTCGGCCTGAAGACACCCGATCTCGACGCCCAGGCGGAGGACTACCTCTCGCAGCTGCACCTGCGCCACAAGGTCAAGGTCGCCAACGGCCGCCTCTCCACCACCGCGCTGTCCCAGGGCCAGCGCAAGCGGCTCGCGCTGCTGACGGCCTACCTGGAGGACCGCCCGTTCTATGTCTTCGACGAATGGGCCGCCGACCAGGACCCGGTCTTCAAGGACATCTTCTACCGGCAGCTGCTGCCGGACCTGCGCAACCGCGGCAAGACCGTCCTCGTGATCACGCACGACGACCGGTATTTCCACCTCGCCGACCGCGTCCTCAAGCTCGACTACGGCCAGCTGGTCGCCGCGCCGAAGCATGAACCGCGCTTTGCCCAGCCGGTGCTGGCCACCGCGCCGGGCCGCTGA